AAGTACGGGGCATTGAAGCTGAACGATCTCGTGAGAACATATGAATCCTCAGTAATCCTCGAAGTCATGAAATTCTACGACAACCGAACAAGGGAGGCCGCCAGCGCGCTCGGCGTCCCCATAAGGACGCTGAATCACAAATTGAGCCGGATCGGCGGAACGCAGGTTTCAATGGCCGGATTATCGGACGACAGCCACTGCAGGAGCCGACGTGGAACTCATGTTTGAAGTCATCAGCAGACAGAAATTTTCGACCGGCTTCTCCGTTACCCATGTTTTCAGCGAAGCTGGCGGCTTCATCGGGCGGTCCGGTGAATGCGAGTGGATTCTCCCTGACAAGGGGAAGCGCATCTCGCGCAAGCACGCCGCCATCAGTTGCGACGGGAACTCGTTTTTCATTGAGGACGTTAGCCGTAACGGAATCCACATCGAGCCAGGCAGGACCGCACTGGAGAGGGGAGCGCAGCACAAGGTCGAACACGGCGACAGCTATACGATCGGCATCTACACCATCCAGGCGCGCCTGCTGCGTCGGCCCGATGCGTACATCCCTCCCCGAACCGGCGAGGACTGGCTGGTCACTGCCGACAACGTGCTGTCCACGGACCCTCTTGCAGCCATGGACCAGCAGGAGGATTTCGAGGCCAAGCGGCGTCTGGGGTATTATGATGACCTGCTTGGCGAAACCGTGCCCGGCAAGATCGATGCGCCCTCGGACCACAACAGCGCCGCCACGGACTGCCTGCCTCGCGTCTCCATGACTCCGCAGTCCAAGAGCTTCGATCTGCCTGAGGACTGGGACAGCGATGACAATGAACTCTTGTTTCCGGAGGCCGGCCCTTTGGAGGCGATCCCGAGTCCTCCAATTTCCGGGGAGCGTCCTGCGTTTGAGGCGGAGGAGCGCCTTCAGGTTTCCGAGATGGAGGCCTTTTTCAAGGCCTTGGGGTATTCGCGTGCTCCAGATTCATCCGAAGAGCGCGAGCGGATATTTTGCCAAGCTGCTGAAATCGTGATCGCTGCGGTGGATGGCTTGCACCACTGCCTGCGCAATCAGGCGGAATGCAAGAATGATCTGCGTCTTCCCGTGACCACGATGCGCCTGGCCGGCAACAATCCCCTGAAATTCACCCCCACCCCCGGGGTGGCTCTCGAGCAGCTTCTCGGCCCGGCGCGCGAGGGCATGATGCCGGCAGGGGAAGCCATGCGCGCAGGGTTCAGCGACCTGCACGGCCATCATCTGGGGATTTTGACGGGCGCCAGAGCCTCCATCCGGGCGGTGCTCGAAAAGATATCGCCAGCGGCGATCGAGGTCCGGCTTGATGGGAACGGAACGGCGAATTTTTTGCGCACCGCCAGGCTATGGCACCTTTTCCGGAAAACGCATCAGGCGCTTCTGGATGACCATGAGGGATTCGCGGCGTTTTTTCTTCATGATTTCGCCCGCGCGTACGAGTTGCAGGCCCGGACCCTCGGGGCATTGCCGGGGCGGTCCGCCTTCAAAGGAGACTCATGATGCGTTTGTTTCTTCATGCATTCATGTCGGTCGTGCTGATTTCGTTGGGTTCGCTGTGCGGCTGCGCCAAACCGAGCATAGATCTGGCGGTGGCGAGCCAGTCCAATGTCAATCCTGACCATACCGGCCGGCCATCTCCGGTCATCGTCAAGATTTATGAGATGCGTTCGGATCTGGCTTTCAGCCAATCGGATTTCGGGCCCCTTTTTGAATCCCCGGTGCAGGTTCTGGGCGCCGATCTTCTCGCGGCGGACGAACGGCTGCTCGTCCCAGGAGAGGCACTGCGGATAACGTATGAGCCGGTCCTGGGGACGAGGTTCATGGGCGTCCTGGCCGGTTTCAGGCAGATGGACCGGGCCACGTGGAAAGCTGTCGTGCCCGTAGACTGCGAAGCGTCGAACACAGTGGGGATCGAGCTTTGCGACGTGACGGTTTCTCTCATTGCCGACGACGATGTCTCGAACTGGGATCCTGTGGAGGCGGTGAGGAATTTTCACAACCCCACGGGTGAACCCTCTCCCGCGGGCGAGGAGGTGGAGCGGGCGGCCCCGCCATTGGTGCAGCAGGGGCCGAAAGACGCGAAGCGTAGCATCCTTCCGTCGAAGCAGCTGAAAGAGAGATAGGAGACAGGAGATCGCGATGCTTCCCGAGAAGATTTTCTGGTTTGAGGGCATGGCCGTGGGGCCGCAACATTTTCAGCAGCAGGACCGCTACGTGGACTCCCAGGTACGCATGAGGACCCTGGCCCATGTGCATCATGGTTGGGGCTTCATGGAATTCTCCATCGACGAGCAGTATCTCCCTCTGGGCAAAGTTGTGCTGAATCGTGCCAGGGGCTTTCTGCCGGACGGCACGTTGTTCGAGGTGGGGCAGGGTCGGGAGGTCCTCTCGTTGGATATACCCCCCGGAATCACCAACCGTCGGGTCGCGATCGCCCTGCCTCTGTCGCCGGAGGGGGCTTCGGAGGTGCGACAGGACGGACTCCACGGCATTTCGACCCCCTATGTCGCTCACAGAATCCTTATCCGGGACAGTGTGGCCGGCAGCCGCAAGGAGGTCGAAGCGACCTGCTGCCGGCTGGATCTGCGGCTCATGCTCGAGGAGGAGACCGAGGTCAAAGGGTTCATCAGCATGCCCGTGGTGCAGATTCTGGAGTGCAAACCCGACAGGACGATTCTTTTGGACAAGGACTTCATGCCGACTTTCCTGCACCTTTCGGCGTCACACGCGTTGTCGGGCTATCTGAGGGAAATAGTCGGCCTTCTTTCCCATCGCGGGGACCAACTAGCCATGAGGGTCAGCAGCGCGGGACAGACGGGCACGGCCGAAGCGGCGGATTTCTGGCTTTTGCAGTGCATCAACCGCGCGGAACCTGTCTTTCGTCATCTCGGGAACACCGCCTGCGTGCATCCCGAAGAGTTTTACGTCCACCTCCTGGGCCTTGTGGGCGAGCTGTCGACGTTTGCCGAGTCCGGCAAGCGTCCGGCCGAGCTCGCGCCCTACGACCACAGCGCTCAGGACGCCGTGTTCGAGGGTCTGATGAGTCACGCCCGACAGGCCTTGAGCATGGTCCTGGAGCAGCACGCCGTGGAGTTGCCGTTGCAGCAGCGCAAATATGGCATCCTCGTCTCGCCCATCCACGACCGCAACCTCCTCGCCACGGCGACCTTCGTTCTGGCCGTTCGCGCGGACGTCGACTCCGAGACCCTGCGCACCACCATCCCGAGGCAGCTCAAGATCAGCTCCGTGGAGCGCATCCGCGACATGGTCCGGCTGCAACTGCCCGGCATCAAGGTCCGCGTTCTGCCCGTGGCTCCTCGTCAGATACCTTTTCACGCCGGCAAGACCTACTTCAAACTGGAGATATCCTCAGAGGAGCTGGCCCAGCTCGAACTCTCGGGAGGTTTCGCCCTTCACGTCTCCGGGACATTTCCAGGCATCCAGCTGCAATTTTGGGCCATCAAGGAGTAACGCATGCAGGTCGATGACAACGACAAGACGTATTTTGAAGGACAGGAACCGCCAACGGCAGAGTCTCTGTCGCCCGGAGAGGCCGTCCACGTCATTCCGGGCAAAGGTCTCCGGTCCGCGGTGTACGTCGCCCAACAGGTCTCTCTGGACGACTACACTCCGGGCCTCAATCCGTTGGTCAATTGCGCGTCGCATCTGCTGCTTGAAATGGTCTACCTGCGGACGCCCGGCGCCGAGGGCCTGGATCCCAAGGGAGGGGTGCGCCGGGGAGGCGGACAGGGACTGGAAGACCTGCGCCGGCGCCTCGAGGCGGAGATACGCGGTTTCGAAAACATTGCACTGGGATGCGAGATCGACCACGCCCAAGTGCTCGCCGCCAAATACGTCCTGTGCTCGGCCCTTGACGAGAGCGTGAGCACCTCTCCTCTGGGTGCGGGGGGGGACTGGTCGAACCAGGCGCTTCTCGCCACTTTTCACAACGAGACGTGGGGCGGGGAGAAATTCTTCCAGATCACCGAAAGATGCATGCAGCAGCCGGCAAGGAATCTCTATCTGCTTGAGCTCATATATCTTTTGTTGAGTCTCGGTTTCGAGGGACGGTACAAGCTTCAGTCCAGGGGGTCCATCGAATTGGAACTGCTGCGGGAACGGATATACAGGCAGGTCAGGATGTTGCGAGGGGAGCCTGGACAGGATTTATGCAAAAAACTGCCTGAAGGAAAATACAGGAACAAAATATACACGTACGTTCCCATTTCCGTGCTGATCACGCTTGTGATGTCCTGTCTTGCCGTTTCGTATCTGGGGTTTGCGCACGTCCTCGCGAACCGGGCCGAGCCGATTCTGCAGCAGTTCGCCGTTCATGCCGACAAGAACGGGGGCGTTGCGCAATGATCCGCCGTTTTCTTCACGCCCTGCGCGAAGCGTTGGGGACATCTTGGGTGCAGGGGCTGCTTCTCGCCGTGCTCCTGCTGCTGGTCCTGTGGACTCTTGGCCCCCTGGTGGCGGTGGCGGGACACGTCGTGTTCGAGAGCGTCACGGCCAGACTTGTCGGCAGCCTCGCCATCGTGTTCATGTGGGGGCTTCTGGTGGCGGTTATGTCCTCAAGGCAAAAGAGACGCGAGGCCGTGAATCCGGAGATCGCGGCCCGGAAGGATCGGGATGCCGTCGCGCGCGGCAGGTTTCGCGAGGAACTGGAGCATATTCGGCATGTCCTCAAGTCCGCCATCAGAATCGTCACGACCTCGAATTTCTACGGGCCGACAAGCCGTTCGCGTTATGCCTTGCCGTGGTATCTGGTCCTCGGTCCCGCGAACTGCGGGAAGACCTCTCTGCTCCTCAATTCCGGGTTGCAGTTTCCTCTGAACGAGCAGGCGGACAGACACCTCTACAAGGTCAAGGGGACCGACAGAGCCGAGATTCTTTTCGCCAACCAGGCTGTTTTCATCGACACTCCCGGGGCCTACGCAGAAGGCGCCCCCGAATCCGAAGCGCATGGTTTGTGGACGGCTTTTCTGCGCCGTCTGTTCCGGGTCCGGCCGGCAAAGGCGCTGAACGGTGTCGTGGTCTGCGTCAGCATGAGGGAGATGCTCGACGGTGATTCCTCGCGTCGGGAACATCTGGCCAGGACGGTTCGCGCACGCCTGAGCGAGGTGCTGAAGCATCTGAGGTCCTATGTTCCGGTATACCTCGTATTCACCAAATGCGATGCGGTTCCCGGGTTTGCCCAGTTTTTTTCGCATCTGTCCCGGAGCGAGCGCGAGCAGATTTTCGGATGTCTCGCGGGCACCACGGCCTTGGCGGGCGACGGGACGCGCAACGAACTCAGGGCATTGATACAGACTCTTAACGCGCAGATCATCACCAAAATTCACCAGGAGAGAGATTCCCTCGCCCGTGCCGCCATGTTTCGGTTTCCGCAGGAGTTGGCGGCGCTTGCGCCCCGGATTCAGGACTTTGTCTTCGAGGCGTTCGGTCCTTCCCGCTATCACCGGCCGGTACTGTTCCGCGGCTTCTTTTTTTCCAGCGCGCTGTCCTCGTCGGACATCATGGGCGGAGCGGCCCTTGGCGGGGAGTTGAGCTATCAGAGCGGTTTCCAGGCGTCGCTTGGCGATTATGCCAGGGGCTTTTTCCTGCTGCGGCTGTTCGAAAATTTCATCATTCCCGAGGCCGGACTGGCGGACGTCGACCGGGATCGTATCTGGCTGCTTCGCCTTCGCCGTTTCGGCCTGCAGCTGATGGCGGGCCTGCTGCTTGTGGGCGGTGTGTCCCTGCTGGCCCTGAGCTTCAGGGAGAATTTCAACCGCATGGCCGTGTTGGAGACCATTGCGCGGAATTACGAGCAGAAGCGCCAGGGGCATCTGCAGGCCGCGGACGCCGTGGAGATGCTGCCGGAACTTGCGCTTCTGGAGCAGGCTTTGACGGTTTTTTGCCGCGGTTCGGACCCGCCTCTGACACGGGGGCTGGGATTGTACCAGGGCGCTTCGTTCGAGGACGCATCCAGACGGGCTTATCTGGGCGCCTTGAACACGCGTTTTCTGCCGCTTGTGCGTCAGGCCGCAGTGACCGCCGTTGCGAGTTCCCTCGGCGACTTGGGGCCCTTGAAGACGGCCTTGAGAGCCTATCTCATGTTGTGTCAGCCTGCAAAGCTGAACGAAACGTTCTTGATGGCTTGGCTGGAGCGGCAGTGGTCTGCATCATATTCCGGACGGGCCGACGTCCAGCGGGCGCTCATGCGTCACATGGCGTATCTCATTGACCACGGCATTTCTCCCGTGCTCCCGGATGAGCGCCTTTTGGCCAAGGCCAGAGAGTCCATGTTGAAGACGCCCCTGTCGCAACTCGCGTACCAGCAGATGAAGGACGAGGCCGCCGACGGCGACCACACCGCGTTCACCTTCCGCGGTGCTCTTGGCGGACTTGTGTCGCCATTCTCGGGAGATACGCATCCAATCCCCCATCTGTACACGGCTGCGGGCTTTCAGGAGTACGTCGTCCAGCGTTGCCCGCAAATCATTCAGGGCTTGGGCGAGGACAACTGGATGTTCGGCCCCAATCCCCCTCTGTTCAGCTCCCTCGATATGGACAAGATCGCCAAAGATGTGCGGGTCATGTATTTCCGCGATTATATCCGCCATTGGGGCCAGGCCTTGGACGCACTTGGCGTCGTCAGACCGGGGAACATGGCCGGCGCCGCCGCCCTGGCGGAGCAGCTTTCCGCCGGTGTCTCGCCTGTGGTTCTTCTTCTGCGGGAACTGCGCAAGAACATTGCGTTCACTCTCGAAGAACAGGAGTCGGGAGGTCTGGAAGTCGCCGTCGAGGAGCAGGCTGCCAGGAAAGGTATGCAGAAGCTGACGGGCGTGGCCGGAGCGAAACTCGCCAGGGCGGCGACGGAAACGGCCATCGATGCCGTTGCCCTGGCCCATGCTAAAGCCACCCGGGAGGCATTGAAAGACGCTCAGATGGTCAGAACGTCCTTCAAGTCCCTGGACGGCTTACTCGATGCGGAAGGCATGCCGACGCAGACCCTCAAGGAGGTCCATGACGGCATGGCTCGCGCGGGTGATTTCTTCCGCAGGATTCGCGAGAGCGACGACAGGGGACGCAAGGTTCTGGAAGCTCTGGAGGGTGTTGCCGACGAGCGGGATGAAACGTTGCGCCAGGTCGCCCGCGCTACGGAAAAGCTTCCAGCGCCTGTCCGCCAATGGTATGAGGCCGTGCTCCATGGCGGCCTGGGGGACATGTTTGCCATTGGCGCGTCAGCCATTGACGCGGCCTATCGGGCGACTGTCCTCAATGAGTACAACGTCAATCTCAGGTCGCGCTATCCCTTCGACATGGACAGCGAAAGCGACGCGAGCCTCGCGGATTTTGCCAATTTTTTCCGGAAAAACGGGGTGCTCGATTCGTTTTATGACACGTACGTCAGACCTTTTGTGGGCGACAACGGCGGGCTGCGTCCCATCATGGGCCGGACCCTTCCCATTTCGGTCGAGGCCATCAGGCGCTTGAATTTCGCAGAGAGGGTGCAGGAAGCCTTTTTCGTTTCGGACAAGGATCTGGGAGTACACTTTCTCATGGAGCCCTACGCCCTCGACGTCACGCTCAAGCAGGCCGACCTGAGTCATGGGGACAAGGCGCTGAGCTACTGGCATGGGCCCGTGCAGGGTGGGAGTTTTTCCTGGCCGCTCGGCGAGGGACGTCCTTCCGAGGCTTCCTTCGCCATATCCGATATCCATGAAGTCAAGGCGCATAGAGTCATGCGCGGGGACTGGGCGTTATTTCGCCTCCTGCGGCGGGGAAAGATCAGTCAGTTGGCGGAAAATCGTTGCCTAGTCGAGTTGCGCGAAAACGGCAAGTGGGCCCAGTTCCTCATCCAGTTTCGAAACAAGGCCAATCCGTTCGATCCCGAGACATGCACCTTTTCGCTGCCGGAGTCGCTGCTTTGAATTGCCGAGGTGGCATGCGCATAGGCGGGAGGGGTGAGGGGTGGCTGGGCTTAATCCTGGCGTGCCTGGTCTTGCTCGGCATGGGGTGCTCGTGGAAAGGGCGCAGAGGTCTCGATGGGGTCGGGCCTGTCTCCTCAATGGTTGTTTCGATGCGCAGCGAGGTGCTGGTCTTCCCCCCGATGTCCAGCCTCCCGTATCCGCACCCCTCCTGGGAGCCTGAGGCGCAGAGGAAGCCCCGCGGGCCTGTGCTCCGTTGGGATGCTGAGGGCGAATCAGGAGTGATCGTTTCGAAAGAGTTCGTGTCCCGATGGCTCCCGACAGACGAGACGGGCACCATGCGGCGGGCCATGCATTTGCCGATCGCGGCCAAGGGGCCGCCGCTGCCAATGATGAACCGGATGCGCAGGAATATGCCCACGATACGCAAGGTTTTCATGAGTTACGCTCTTCCTCCGGAACTGGCATTCCTGCCGATGATCGAAAGCCGTTTCGAGTCATGGGCGGTGTCTCCGGCGGGTGCGGCCGGGTTGTGGCAGCTCATGCCAGAAGTGGCGCGACGTTTCGGACTCAGGGTTTCCGACGGTGAGGATGAGCGGTTCGACGTGCACAGAGCAACGGAGGCCGCAGCGGCATATCTGGTCGAACTGCATCGTCTCTTCCGTGACTGGCCCTTGGCGCTGGCCGCTTATAATTGCGGCGAGGGCGCCATGGCTCGGGCGTTGGAGCGCACGGGTGCGGGCACGCTCTCGGAATTGACCGCCGTCTGCCGCGAAAATCGTGATTTTCGTGGTCTGCTGCCCGGTGAAACGCTTGATTTCGTCCCGAGGTTCGTTGGTGCGTTGCACGTCATGTCCGGAGTGGAGGGTTTCGAGGAATTGATGCGTTCAAAGGCCAGCGGCGGGCGGGAGGGTGTCCCGAACGAATCCTTCCCGGATGTTGCGCAGGTCGGTCCACATCACGACGGAGAAGCGATGCGGAGGGGCGGCGCCATCCTTGAGTGTGAGTTGCGATGACGCGGAGGGCTTCATGATGCCGGCTTCACGGGGGGGCGTCGTTACGGTGGAATCCTGGGGGGTCACCAGGCAGGGCGTTGCCCGCGCGGAGAACCAAGATGCGTTTCTGAACTGGCCCGAGCGTCTTCTCTGGAGCGTGGCGGACGGAGTTGGGGGCGTATGCCAGGGCCGGGAAGCGAGCCAGCTTCTGGTGAGGAATCTCATGCGGACGCCCGCGCCGTCGTCTCTCGACGCGCACATCGGCAATGTCAGGCATCTTCTGCAACGATCCAACCGTGAAATGCGCCAGGGCGCCAATGGATTCTCGGCCAGCACGATCGTGGTTCTGCTGATTCATCGTGACCGTGCCGCCTGCCTCTGGTCGGGAGATAGCCGCTGTTACTTGCGGCGCGGCAATGTTCTGTACCAGTGCACGCGAGATCATACCGTGCGGCAACGCACGATCGATCGCAAGGAACTCACGGTTCACGAAGCGGGGCGCATGGTGCGTGGCAATGTCGTGACCAACGCAGTGGGTATCTGGGATGTCCTGAGGCTGGACTCGGCATCTTTTTCCCTGCTCCGGGGGGACAGGTTTCTGCTTTGCTCGGACGGCCTTTCGAACTGTATTTCCCCGGAAGTACTGTCCGCCCATCTTGGCAGGCCAAGGGCCAGGGATGCCGCCTTGGGCATAGTCGATGCTCTGCATGGGTGCGGGCATCCCGACGACGCCACCGTGGTTACGGTCTTCCTTTCCGGAGGCTGACCATGACGAGGAAAAGACGGCATCGGTCCAGGGCTTTCGAGAGTCCTTCCTGTCAGGCGCTGCCGGCTTCGACCGGGGTGTCGGCCGTTGGCGGCGACAGGTTTGTCCTGCGGTCCCGGCTCGGCACGGGAGGCATATGCGAGGTTTTCTCCGCAATTGATCTGCGGCGGGTTGAATGCGGTGATTCCCGGCCCGTGGTGGCCGTCAAGAGACTTCTGCCCGAGGTCATTCAGAACCGTCAGGCTCAGGCGACCCTGGCCGCGGAGTACTTCACCTTGCGTCATCTCGTGCATCCTGGGGTTGTGCGCGTTTTCGATCTGCACCGCGAAGGATGGGGACTGTGCTTCAGCATGGAACTGCTGGAGGGGGCCTCTGCCCATGCGGCGCTCGGGAGCCATCCGGCCGGTCTGGGCTGCGAAGGCGTCGTCTTGGGCGCCAGTATTTTTGAATCACTGGCCTATCTGCATGCCCAGGGTGTGGTTCACGGGGACGTCAAGCCCGCCAATGTGTTTCTGGAACAGGATGGAAGGACGGTCCTTCTTGATTTCAATGTCGCGCAGGTTCTGGGGCGTTCGGGGGCTACCGGCGCCAATGTGGTGCAGGGGCTGCCGGGCCGAGCGCGTGTCCCGGGCTTGAGCCTGCTGCATGCCAGTCCCGAGTGCCTGCGAGGAGCGCATCCGTGCCCGCGGGGCGATGTCTTTTCAGCCAGTTGCACTGTCTATGAGCTGATCACAGGCTTGCATCCCTTCAAGATGCTGCCCGCTAACGAGGCCGCGGCAAGGGGCCTTGAGCCAGAAAAGCCGTCTGTCTTGGCCGGAGGACAGTGGAGAGAACTCCGTAAGGGTCTTTCCTTTGCCCCCCAAGTGCGACCGACGGCGCAACGGCTCCGGGCAGTCCTTGAAGATCGCGGGTGGTTTACGGGTTTCCGAAGGATGCGTTCATCAATCTGCGGGCGATGAATTCTTTACGTGTTTTTGCGGGACACGCGTTGAATTCCGGAGGATGGTCGAGGTCGGGCCGGACGTGGAGGGCTGTTGACGTCGCTCTTTCTCCCGATGCTTCGCAATAGGGGGCGGGGACGTCGGTCGATGCTCCGCTTCATGTCCGACTGGGGGAAAATCAAAGGCGATGCGCCCTTCTTCGGGCCGGTCGGTCAGAAGAAGGGCGCACCGCGTGAGGGAAACCTTGGCAGGCCGTCCCAAAACAGCGATCTGCTGCGTCAGTGGAAAAAGCCAGCCCGCTTTGTATGCGAATGTACACTGTGCGGCCTGGCTTTTTTCACTTCATTTTTGAACGGCTTGGGAATTTTGAGTTTTTCAACAGTCAGCTAGCCGATGACTCCGGGGGAGTCGACGGCGTCGGCTTCGACAGGCGTGTTGCGCGCCTTGAGTATGAAGAGGACGAAGCAGATTGCGGCCACGGCGATGCCGATGGGGTAACCGATGTCGGAGCTCACCGCGATGGGGAATTCCGGGGCCACGCAGAGGTAGGTGGCGCATACGGCGGTCATGAAGGTGGCCGGGATCGTCGCGATCCAGTGCAGTTTGCCGTGGCGGACCAGGTACATGGCCGAGGCCCACAGGACGATGGTGGCCAGGGTCTGGTTGGCGAAGCCGAAGTAGCGCCAGATGACGTTGAAGTCAGTCTTGGTGATGATGAAGCCGACCACGAACAGGGGCACGGCGATCATCAGGCGCTTGGCGATGGACTTCTGCTCGATCTTGCCGAAGT
This genomic interval from Desulfomicrobium escambiense DSM 10707 contains the following:
- the icmH gene encoding type IVB secretion system protein IcmH/DotU, which produces MQVDDNDKTYFEGQEPPTAESLSPGEAVHVIPGKGLRSAVYVAQQVSLDDYTPGLNPLVNCASHLLLEMVYLRTPGAEGLDPKGGVRRGGGQGLEDLRRRLEAEIRGFENIALGCEIDHAQVLAAKYVLCSALDESVSTSPLGAGGDWSNQALLATFHNETWGGEKFFQITERCMQQPARNLYLLELIYLLLSLGFEGRYKLQSRGSIELELLRERIYRQVRMLRGEPGQDLCKKLPEGKYRNKIYTYVPISVLITLVMSCLAVSYLGFAHVLANRAEPILQQFAVHADKNGGVAQ
- the tagH gene encoding type VI secretion system-associated FHA domain protein TagH, whose amino-acid sequence is MFEVISRQKFSTGFSVTHVFSEAGGFIGRSGECEWILPDKGKRISRKHAAISCDGNSFFIEDVSRNGIHIEPGRTALERGAQHKVEHGDSYTIGIYTIQARLLRRPDAYIPPRTGEDWLVTADNVLSTDPLAAMDQQEDFEAKRRLGYYDDLLGETVPGKIDAPSDHNSAATDCLPRVSMTPQSKSFDLPEDWDSDDNELLFPEAGPLEAIPSPPISGERPAFEAEERLQVSEMEAFFKALGYSRAPDSSEERERIFCQAAEIVIAAVDGLHHCLRNQAECKNDLRLPVTTMRLAGNNPLKFTPTPGVALEQLLGPAREGMMPAGEAMRAGFSDLHGHHLGILTGARASIRAVLEKISPAAIEVRLDGNGTANFLRTARLWHLFRKTHQALLDDHEGFAAFFLHDFARAYELQARTLGALPGRSAFKGDS
- a CDS encoding lytic transglycosylase domain-containing protein, which gives rise to MRRAMHLPIAAKGPPLPMMNRMRRNMPTIRKVFMSYALPPELAFLPMIESRFESWAVSPAGAAGLWQLMPEVARRFGLRVSDGEDERFDVHRATEAAAAYLVELHRLFRDWPLALAAYNCGEGAMARALERTGAGTLSELTAVCRENRDFRGLLPGETLDFVPRFVGALHVMSGVEGFEELMRSKASGGREGVPNESFPDVAQVGPHHDGEAMRRGGAILECELR
- the tssK gene encoding type VI secretion system baseplate subunit TssK; amino-acid sequence: MLPEKIFWFEGMAVGPQHFQQQDRYVDSQVRMRTLAHVHHGWGFMEFSIDEQYLPLGKVVLNRARGFLPDGTLFEVGQGREVLSLDIPPGITNRRVAIALPLSPEGASEVRQDGLHGISTPYVAHRILIRDSVAGSRKEVEATCCRLDLRLMLEEETEVKGFISMPVVQILECKPDRTILLDKDFMPTFLHLSASHALSGYLREIVGLLSHRGDQLAMRVSSAGQTGTAEAADFWLLQCINRAEPVFRHLGNTACVHPEEFYVHLLGLVGELSTFAESGKRPAELAPYDHSAQDAVFEGLMSHARQALSMVLEQHAVELPLQQRKYGILVSPIHDRNLLATATFVLAVRADVDSETLRTTIPRQLKISSVERIRDMVRLQLPGIKVRVLPVAPRQIPFHAGKTYFKLEISSEELAQLELSGGFALHVSGTFPGIQLQFWAIKE
- the tssM gene encoding type VI secretion system membrane subunit TssM gives rise to the protein MIRRFLHALREALGTSWVQGLLLAVLLLLVLWTLGPLVAVAGHVVFESVTARLVGSLAIVFMWGLLVAVMSSRQKRREAVNPEIAARKDRDAVARGRFREELEHIRHVLKSAIRIVTTSNFYGPTSRSRYALPWYLVLGPANCGKTSLLLNSGLQFPLNEQADRHLYKVKGTDRAEILFANQAVFIDTPGAYAEGAPESEAHGLWTAFLRRLFRVRPAKALNGVVVCVSMREMLDGDSSRREHLARTVRARLSEVLKHLRSYVPVYLVFTKCDAVPGFAQFFSHLSRSEREQIFGCLAGTTALAGDGTRNELRALIQTLNAQIITKIHQERDSLARAAMFRFPQELAALAPRIQDFVFEAFGPSRYHRPVLFRGFFFSSALSSSDIMGGAALGGELSYQSGFQASLGDYARGFFLLRLFENFIIPEAGLADVDRDRIWLLRLRRFGLQLMAGLLLVGGVSLLALSFRENFNRMAVLETIARNYEQKRQGHLQAADAVEMLPELALLEQALTVFCRGSDPPLTRGLGLYQGASFEDASRRAYLGALNTRFLPLVRQAAVTAVASSLGDLGPLKTALRAYLMLCQPAKLNETFLMAWLERQWSASYSGRADVQRALMRHMAYLIDHGISPVLPDERLLAKARESMLKTPLSQLAYQQMKDEAADGDHTAFTFRGALGGLVSPFSGDTHPIPHLYTAAGFQEYVVQRCPQIIQGLGEDNWMFGPNPPLFSSLDMDKIAKDVRVMYFRDYIRHWGQALDALGVVRPGNMAGAAALAEQLSAGVSPVVLLLRELRKNIAFTLEEQESGGLEVAVEEQAARKGMQKLTGVAGAKLARAATETAIDAVALAHAKATREALKDAQMVRTSFKSLDGLLDAEGMPTQTLKEVHDGMARAGDFFRRIRESDDRGRKVLEALEGVADERDETLRQVARATEKLPAPVRQWYEAVLHGGLGDMFAIGASAIDAAYRATVLNEYNVNLRSRYPFDMDSESDASLADFANFFRKNGVLDSFYDTYVRPFVGDNGGLRPIMGRTLPISVEAIRRLNFAERVQEAFFVSDKDLGVHFLMEPYALDVTLKQADLSHGDKALSYWHGPVQGGSFSWPLGEGRPSEASFAISDIHEVKAHRVMRGDWALFRLLRRGKISQLAENRCLVELRENGKWAQFLIQFRNKANPFDPETCTFSLPESLL
- the tssJ gene encoding type VI secretion system lipoprotein TssJ, yielding MMRLFLHAFMSVVLISLGSLCGCAKPSIDLAVASQSNVNPDHTGRPSPVIVKIYEMRSDLAFSQSDFGPLFESPVQVLGADLLAADERLLVPGEALRITYEPVLGTRFMGVLAGFRQMDRATWKAVVPVDCEASNTVGIELCDVTVSLIADDDVSNWDPVEAVRNFHNPTGEPSPAGEEVERAAPPLVQQGPKDAKRSILPSKQLKER
- a CDS encoding serine/threonine-protein kinase gives rise to the protein MTRKRRHRSRAFESPSCQALPASTGVSAVGGDRFVLRSRLGTGGICEVFSAIDLRRVECGDSRPVVAVKRLLPEVIQNRQAQATLAAEYFTLRHLVHPGVVRVFDLHREGWGLCFSMELLEGASAHAALGSHPAGLGCEGVVLGASIFESLAYLHAQGVVHGDVKPANVFLEQDGRTVLLDFNVAQVLGRSGATGANVVQGLPGRARVPGLSLLHASPECLRGAHPCPRGDVFSASCTVYELITGLHPFKMLPANEAAARGLEPEKPSVLAGGQWRELRKGLSFAPQVRPTAQRLRAVLEDRGWFTGFRRMRSSICGR
- a CDS encoding PP2C family protein-serine/threonine phosphatase — encoded protein: MMPASRGGVVTVESWGVTRQGVARAENQDAFLNWPERLLWSVADGVGGVCQGREASQLLVRNLMRTPAPSSLDAHIGNVRHLLQRSNREMRQGANGFSASTIVVLLIHRDRAACLWSGDSRCYLRRGNVLYQCTRDHTVRQRTIDRKELTVHEAGRMVRGNVVTNAVGIWDVLRLDSASFSLLRGDRFLLCSDGLSNCISPEVLSAHLGRPRARDAALGIVDALHGCGHPDDATVVTVFLSGG